A single genomic interval of Corylus avellana chromosome ca10, CavTom2PMs-1.0 harbors:
- the LOC132164750 gene encoding uncharacterized protein LOC132164750, whose product MRALQSRHSTPLNLGRFCSSHPRPVKTPFLVRLFPPTQYPSLQNSIPHKPNSSFSFGSSIIASMASSTTPPTGAEAETKPFSVLFVCLGNICRSPAAEGVFRDLVKKRDLDSKLNIDSAGTINYHEGNQADPRMRAASKRRGVEITSISRPIRPSDFRDFDVILAMDRQNREDILEAFNRWKFRDTLPADAHKKVKLMCSYCKKHDETEVPDPYYGGPQGFEKVLDLLEDACESLLDSILAENKHILDS is encoded by the exons ATGAGGGCTCTGCAAAGTAGACATTCAACTCCTCTAAATTTAGGACGGTTTTGCTCCTCCCATCCACGCCCTGTAAAAACCCCATTTCTTGTTCGCCTTTTCCCACCAACCCAATACCCATCTCTTCAAAACTCAATTCCCCACAAACCCAATTCCTCATTTTCATTTGGCTCTTCGATAATAGCATCAATGGCTTCTTCCACAACGCCACCCACAGGCGCAGAGGCAGAGACCAAACCTTTCTCTGTGCTCTTTGTGTGCTTGGGCAACATCTGCAGAAGCCCAGCCGCTGAAGGAGTCTTCAGAGACTTGGTCAAGAAAAGGGATTTGGATTCCAAACTCAACATTGATTCTGCTGGCACCATTAACTACCATGAG GGAAATCAAGCGGACCCAAGAATGAGAGCGGCCTCTAAAAGGCGTGGGGTTGAGATAACATCTATATCGAGGCCCATCCGGCCCTCTGATTTTAGAGATTTCGATGTCATTCTTGCAATGGACAGGCAAAACAGAG AGGATATATTGGAGGCTTTTAATAGGTGGAAATTTAGAGATACCCTCCCTGCTGATGCACACAAAAAG GTGAAGTTAATGTGCTCCTATTGTAAGAAACATGATGAAACTGAAGTCCCGGATCCTTACTATGGTGGTCCGCAAGGTTTTGAGAAG GTTTTAGATTTACTTGAAGATGCTTGTGAATCATTGTTGGATAGCATCTTGGCAGAAAACAAACACATTCTGGATTCTTAG
- the LOC132164749 gene encoding serine/threonine-protein kinase D6PKL1-like: MNPAKMETLPSTSEIVESTEESDSQSKKNEEKGKRCMPDSGNKYSIEDDINRLFQAIDIRTKARRSGQLHEIGRDPLRKSAQKRPMRVSSSHATGIGISEPVSLKQALRGLCISQASEMAAMKRLSKPASSPGLSEAGTIKRLYRAVVVEANGSGTPSRAGKGNLMEISLVPEESTSKFSVMMPESMQVPEAELSNARAHPSIPLADKMIPEAMMTRLASQGQIVPLQTEVGSEILKAEVGKLKAADSSISHGSQNVQEVDAAAPTLIEVPSKTPMPDEGQKGKLHSLSSIASFSSASKISKWTSNSPNLMKPVFGNKTSVKKKIKQDSNSASSSSNPCNEKLDDDSVPSTSNLDNQTQTCTIEHDRKHNEKASPASSSTNLSMEVNSSTLDTGSSKPGFGLNCTNRSKSLVTKADDRSRSREKGEFSQSSKSSIGEYSSSTTNSEESNVCGSSRSGKRPHMSKDLRWEAIHCVQKQQGSLSLRHFKLLRRLGCGDIGTVYLAELTGTNCLFALKVMDNEFLVSRKKMPRAQTEKEILQMLDHPFLPTLYAHFATDKLSCLVMEYCPGGDLHVLRQKQPSRSFSELAARFYVAEVLLALEYLHMLGVVYRDLKPENILVREDGHIMLSDFDLSLRCSVNPMVLKSSSPVVEPEKKMSSPCTESSCIDPFCLQPSWQVPCFTPRLITAAAKARKIKADLAAQVSPLPQLVVEPTSARSNSFVGTHEYLAPEIIKGEGHGNAVDWWTFGIFLFELLYGKTPFKGLGNEETLSNVVSRSLKFPNSHIVSFHARDLIRGLLVKDPENRLGSVKGAAEIKQHPFFEGLNWALIRCAVPPELPKPSDVETAQKKEGTKCTELEATGGEYVEFELF; the protein is encoded by the exons ATGAATCCAGCAAAGATGGAAACACTGCCCAGTACTAGTGAAATTGTTGAATCAACAGAAGAATCAGATTCTCAATCAAAAAAGAATGAGGAAAAAGGAAAGCGCTGTATGCCAGACTCAGGAAATAAGTATTCTATAGAGGATGATATTAATCGCCTTTTCCAGGCAATTGACATCCGAACTAAAGCTAGAAGATCAGGTCAGTTGCATGAAATTGGTAGAGACCCTTTGAGAAAGAGTGCTCAGAAAAGGCCAATGAGAGTCAGTTCATCTCATGCAACGGGAATTGGAATATCTGAGCCTGTGAGTTTGAAGCAAGCCTTAAGAGGACTGTGCATCTCGCAGGCATCAGAGATGGCTGCCATGAAACGATTATCTAAGCCAGCCAGTTCGCCAGGGCTGTCGGAAGCGGGAACTATCAAAAGGTTGTATAGGGCAGTGGTTGTTGAGGCAAATGGATCTGGCACTCCATCCAGAGCAGGTAAGGGGAATTTGATGGAAATCTCTCTTGTACCAGAAGAAAGCACATCAAAATTTTCTGTTATGATGCCTGAATCCATGCAAGTTCCTGAAGCAGAGTTATCAAACGCAAGGGCTCATCCTTCTATTCCGTTGGCTGATAAAATGATCCCAGAGGCAATGATGACCAGATTAGCATCACAGGGTCAGATTGTTCCTTTGCAGACAGAGGTTGGGAGTGAAATTTTGAAGGCAGAGGTTGGAAAACTGAAAGCTGCAGATTCTTCAATCTCTCATGGTAGCCAGAATGTTCAGGAGGTGGATGCAGCTGCTCCCACCTTGATAGAAGTTCCTAGCAAAACTCCAATGCCAGATGAGGGACAGAAAGGCAAGTTGCATTCTCTGAGTTCCATAGCTAGCTTCAGCAGTGCTAGTAAGATTAGCAAATGGACTAGTAATAGTCCAAATTTAATGAAGCCAGTCTTCGGGAACAAGACCTCTgttaagaagaaaataaaacaggATTCAAATTCTGCCTCAAGCAGTTCCAATCCATGTAATGAAAAACTTGATGATGATTCGGTTCCTAGTACGAGTAATTTGGACAACCAGACACAAACTTGTACTATAGAGCATGATAGGAAACATAATGAAAAAGCTTCTCCAGCATCCAGCAGTACAAATCTTAGCATGGAAGTCAATTCAAGTACTCTGGACACGGGATCAAGCAAACCAGGTTTTGGTTTAAATTGCACCAACAGAAGTAAATCTCTAGTGACAAAAGCTGATGACAGATCAAGGTCTAGAGAAAAGGGGGAGTTCTCTCAGAGCTCAAAAAGTAGCATTGGTGAGTACAGCAGTAGCACAACCAATAGTGAGGAGAGCAATGTGTGTGGGTCTAGTCGTAGTGGCAAAAGGCCTCACATGTCAAAAGACTTGAGATGGGAAGCCATCCATTGTGTTCAGAAACAGCAAGGAAGCTTGAGTTTGAGGCACTTCAAGCTGCTCAGAAGGCTTGGCTGTGGGGACATTGGAACTGTTTATCTTGCTGAGCTAACTGGTACAAACTGCCTTTTTGCTCTGAAGGTGATGGATAATGAGTTTTTGGTAAGCAGGAAAAAAATGCCCAGGGCCCAAACTGAAAAAGAGATACTGCAAATGCTGGATCATCCTTTTCTTCCTACGCTGTATGCCCATTTTGCAACAGATAAGCTGTCATGCTTGGTTATGGAGTATTGTCCAGGTGGAGATTTGCATGTGCTGCGGCAGAAGCAACCAAGCAGGAGTTTCTCTGAACTAGCAGCCAG GTTTTATGTTGCTGAAGTCCTCCTCGCATTGGAGTATTTACACATGCTTGGAGTTGTGTATAGAGACTTGAAACCAGAAAATATCCTGGTCCGAGAAGATGGTCACATAATGCTTTCAGATTTTGACTTGTCGCTCAGATGTTCTGTCAATCCAATGGTACTTAAATCGTCTTCTCCAGTTGTGGAGCCCGAAAAAAAGATGTCTAGTCCATGTACCGAATCAAGCTGCATTGACCCTTTCTGCCTCCAACCTTCCTGGCAAGTACCATGCTTCACGCCTAGACTTATAACTGCTGCAGCAAAAGCTCGGAAGATAAAAGCTGATCTAGCCGCCCAGGTGAGCCCATTGCCACAGCTTGTCGTGGAGCCAACAAGCGCCCGATCAAACTCCTTTGTTGGAACCCATGAATACCTTGCTCCTGAGATCATCAAAGGTGAGGGTCATGGGAATGCTGTCGATTGGTGGACGTTTGGAATATTTCTTTTCGAGCTGTTGTATGGAAAGACACCCTTCAAGGGTTTAGGAAATGAGGAAACGTTATCTAATGTAGTGTCAAGAAGCCTCAAGTTCCCAAATAGCCATATTGTTAGTTTTCACGCAAGAGATTTGATCAGAGGGCTGCTAGTAAAGGATCCTGAAAATCGGTTAGGATCTGTGAAAGGAGCTGCAGAGATCAAGCAGCACCCTTTCTTTGAAGGCCTTAATTGGGCTCTGATACGATGTGCGGTACCACCAGAACTGCCGAAGCCCTCCGACGTTGAAACTGCACAGAAAAAGGAGGGCACCAAGTGTACTGAGCTGGAGGCTACAGGAGGAGAGTATGTGGAGTTTGAGCTTTTctag
- the LOC132163612 gene encoding serine/threonine-protein kinase D6PK gives MDTQTHAHSSLTPSLSPCKMEPWLDDLADDLQSLSFTSTATTTTTATTADINRSTSSGSEATLAASSGPLASTKPHAPSSDPCWSAIHRIRSESPARQLGLPDLRFAVRLGSGDIGSVYLAQLKSFDGCLFAAKVMDKKELASRSKEGRAKTEREILEMLDHPFLPTLYASIDSPRWLCLLTEFCPGGDLHVLRQRQPSKRFPESAVRFYASEVVVALEYLHMMGIVYRDLKPENVLVRSDGHIMLTDFDLSLKCDSSTSTAQLISDQKPPTPAPQRDCSVDPPPFTSSSCIIPNCIVPAVSCFHPRRKRKKKLGQRGGPEFVAEPIDVRSMSFVGTHEYLAPEIVSGEGHGSAVDWWTLGVFMFELFYGVTPFRGVDNELTLANIVARALEFPKEPTVPATAKDLISQLLVKDPARRLGCTMGASAIKHHPFFQGVNWALLRCTPPPFTPPPFSKEVVSDESCPETPMEYY, from the exons ATGGACACACAGACACACGCACACTCTTCTCTCACTCCCTCTCTATCTCCGTGCAAAATGGAGCCGTGGCTAGACGACTTAGCCGACGACCTCCAGAGCCTGAGTTTCACCTCCACCgctaccaccaccaccacagcCACCACAGCTGACATCAACCGCAGTACCAGCTCCGGCTCCGAGGCCACCCTCGCGGCCTCCTCCGGCCCGCTCGCCTCCACCAAGCCCCACGCGCCCTCCTCCGACCCATGCTGGTCCGCCATCCACCGGATCCGGTCCGAGTCTCCGGCCCGCCAGCTCGGCCTCCCGGACCTTCGGTTCGCTGTCCGCCTCGGCTCCGGCGACATCGGCTCCGTCTACCTCGCCCAGCTGAAGTCCTTCGACGGCTGCCTCTTCGCCGCCAAGGTGATGGACAAGAAGGAGCTGGCTAGCCGGAGCAAGGAAGGCCGGGCAAAGACCGAGAGAGAAATTCTCGAAATGTTGGACCACCCGTTCTTGCCCACTCTTTACGCCAGCATCGACTCGCCCCGGTGGCTCTGCCTCCTGACCGAGTTCTGCCCCGGCGGTGACCTCCACGTGCTCCGCCAACGCCAGCCCTCCAAACGCTTCCCCGAATCTGCCGTCAG GTTCTACGCTTCGGAGGTGGTGGTGGCTCTTGAATACCTTCACATGATGGGGATTGTATACCGTGATCTCAAGCCTGAGAATGTGCTCGTTCGATCGGACGGTCACATCATGCTCACTGACTTTGACCTCTCGTTAAAATGTGACAGCTCTACATCGACGGCTCAGTTAATTTCTGATCAAAAACCACCCACCCCGGCCCCACAAAGGGACTGCTCGGTGGATCCACCTCCTTTCACCTCATCTTCATGCATTATTCCCAATTGTATAGTCCCTGCCGTATCATGCTTCCACCCAAGACGCAAGCGCAAGAAGAAGCTGGGCCAACGAGGCGGGCCGGAGTTTGTGGCCGAGCCCATTGATGTCCGGTCCATGTCCTTCGTTGGGACCCACGAGTATTTGGCGCCGGAGATCGTGTCCGGCGAGGGGCACGGGAGTGCGGTGGATTGGTGGACACTAGGAGTATTTATGTTTGAACTATTTTATGGGGTCACACCCTTTAGGGGAGTGGACAACGAGCTAACCCTAGCAAATATTGTGGCACGAGCCCTCGAGTTCCCGAAAGAGCCAACCGTGCCAGCTACGGCCAAGGACCTCATATCACAACTATTAGTGAAAGACCCAGCCAGGCGACTAGGGTGCACAATGGGTGCCTCAGCCATCAAGCACCACCCGTTTTTCCAAGGGGTCAACTGGGCATTGTTAAGATGTACGCCTCCACCTTTTACCCCCCCACCATTTAGTAAAGAAGTTGTATCAGATGAAAGTTGTCCTGAGACCCCTATGGAGTATTATTAA